TGCTTCGCAATGCCGGCGATGCCGTGCACGACCAGCAGGTGAGTGCCGATGAGGTAGTGCGGGCGCTCAATTATTACCAAAGCCGAATCCAAACCCAGATTCATGCTTCCTGATATATCGGGTTGTAAAATCATTTCGGGAGAGGTACAATTGCCTCCTTCCAAAAGCATTCTCAACCGGCTTCTGATCATTGCCGACCTTGCCGGTCAGGAGCTACCGCCCCAATCAAGTTCAGACTCCGGCGATTCGGTCCTTTTGCGCAACCTGCTGCAAAGAAAACCGGAGCAATATTATGCCGGAATGGCCGGCACGGTAGCGCGTTTTCTCACCGCCCGATTGGCCATTCTGCCTGGTGAGCATTTGCTTACCGCAGCCGACAGAATGCTGCTGCGCCCAATGGCCCCGCTCATTGATGTTCTGCAATCATTGGGTGCAGACATCACGTGCCTGGGTAACGAAGGGTTCCTGCCTTTGCGCATCGGTGGAGTGAACATGAAAGGCGGCAAGGCGAGCATCTCCGGTGAAATCAGCTCTCAGTTTATTTCGGCCTTGCTGATGGTGGCTCCCTATTTCAAGAACGGGCTTGAACTGGATGTACGGCCACCATTTCATTCAAAGCCCTACGCACTGATGACAGCGGCACTGATGCGCGAGGCAGGCGCAGAAGTAGAAATCACTAACAACCGATTTATCGTACCGCCCAAGCTATATCACTCCTTTCCCAGCTCGGTAGAGTCTGATTGGAGCTCTGCCGCGTTTTTTTACCAGTTGCTGGCAGTTGCGCGAACAGGCTCTCTTGTATTGCCCGGACTAAAAAAGAACAGCCTTCAGGGTGATGCCTTCGCTGCAACTTTTTATGGCCGGTTGGGAGTTGAGAGTAAGTTCACCGGCAAAGGAGTGCACATTCAATACAATCCGCACCAACAGCTTCCCGGGAAAATAGATATTGACTGCAGCGCTTTCCCCGATTTAGTGCAAAGTTTTGCCTGTGCTTGTGCGGCCTTAAAAATACCAGCCCGGTTTACAGGTATTTCAACTTTAAGGGATAAGGAAACCGACAGGCTGGGGGCCTTGTATCTCGAGCTTATGAAACTCGGAGTCTTGATGAGTTGGGATGAAAACAGATTGGAACTGATTTCATTCCGCAAGGCAAAGCCGGTTACTATTCGAACCTACGGCG
This DNA window, taken from Cryomorphaceae bacterium, encodes the following:
- a CDS encoding 3-phosphoshikimate 1-carboxyvinyltransferase codes for the protein MLPDISGCKIISGEVQLPPSKSILNRLLIIADLAGQELPPQSSSDSGDSVLLRNLLQRKPEQYYAGMAGTVARFLTARLAILPGEHLLTAADRMLLRPMAPLIDVLQSLGADITCLGNEGFLPLRIGGVNMKGGKASISGEISSQFISALLMVAPYFKNGLELDVRPPFHSKPYALMTAALMREAGAEVEITNNRFIVPPKLYHSFPSSVESDWSSAAFFYQLLAVARTGSLVLPGLKKNSLQGDAFAATFYGRLGVESKFTGKGVHIQYNPHQQLPGKIDIDCSAFPDLVQSFACACAALKIPARFTGISTLRDKETDRLGALYLELMKLGVLMSWDENRLELISFRKAKPVTIRTYGDHRMAMAFAPLHVLFPKLKIENPAVVAKSFPHYWDELKAVCIMDGPMG